One genomic region from Kamptonema formosum PCC 6407 encodes:
- a CDS encoding response regulator — translation MAKILLVEDNEMNRDMLSRRLARKGHEVLIAVDGAEGVEMARSKVPDLILMDMSLPVLDGWQATQQIKATPETNTIPVIALTAHAMAGDREKCLAAGCDDYDTKPVEFPRLLGKIEMLLSSRAVN, via the coding sequence ATGGCTAAGATTCTGCTGGTTGAAGATAATGAAATGAATAGGGATATGCTCTCTAGGCGCTTGGCTCGCAAAGGACATGAGGTGTTAATTGCGGTTGATGGTGCTGAGGGAGTGGAGATGGCTCGCTCGAAGGTGCCGGACTTGATTCTGATGGATATGAGTCTGCCGGTGTTGGATGGATGGCAAGCAACGCAGCAAATTAAGGCAACGCCGGAAACTAATACTATTCCTGTGATTGCCCTGACAGCTCATGCGATGGCGGGGGACAGGGAGAAGTGTTTGGCTGCTGGCTGCGATGACTATGATACTAAGCCGGTGGAGTTTCCCCGTCTGTTGGGGAAGATTGAGATGTTACTGAGTAGCCGCGCAGTAAATTAG
- a CDS encoding cupin domain-containing protein: MELLAEQKRCLDCLVTSIRQLGGQVEPDRLEYTAELIIQTMRGPWRYFHTSEHIFEVGGSVDPVEVLAALFHDMVYVQVDQGVGFNISSYICPFVKEVRSQLVIKDENEITKDLMYELVAVIFGFVPGQTLSPFAGQNEFLSAIMAAKCLEPFLPTNIIAKIAACIEATIPFRPISPSGLTASELLHHRLIEANIQFNFGWTDAETCEVVRQSVRLGNRDVENFAYPNSADFLDNTWNLMPETNHELSNVNSYTVGGYRRSLQKMEGFMNFLKPELVFHHFMGEPSEENYLGLISRTRKNIEVAKLYLGAKLITIAILEALSYRLGRDIPLSTMMGELPTPGFTTSALENFLPEIPLTHPLKSQLEKEVLDLLAKGRNQESRYDIKNSPVATFIIKSIGFAEIEHLLKKAKDFFAGNMRSEEFLSYCDPDVVGTIATGVMKLFESRKIALGKVKLTEKALSSQ, encoded by the coding sequence ATGGAGCTTTTAGCTGAGCAGAAACGATGCTTAGATTGCTTGGTAACGTCAATCAGACAGCTAGGCGGTCAAGTAGAACCAGATCGACTTGAATATACAGCCGAGCTGATTATTCAAACCATGAGGGGCCCTTGGCGTTACTTTCATACGTCAGAACATATTTTTGAGGTCGGGGGGTCAGTCGATCCCGTCGAGGTATTGGCAGCTTTATTTCACGACATGGTTTACGTTCAAGTAGATCAGGGTGTTGGTTTTAACATCAGTAGCTATATTTGTCCGTTTGTCAAGGAGGTGCGATCGCAGCTAGTAATCAAAGACGAAAATGAAATTACTAAAGACTTGATGTACGAGTTAGTAGCAGTTATATTCGGGTTTGTTCCCGGACAAACTCTCTCACCCTTCGCAGGTCAAAATGAATTTTTGAGCGCGATCATGGCTGCAAAATGTTTAGAGCCTTTCTTACCCACTAATATCATTGCCAAAATCGCAGCCTGCATCGAAGCGACAATTCCATTTCGACCAATTTCACCATCTGGCTTGACTGCCAGCGAACTACTTCACCACCGCTTAATTGAGGCTAATATTCAGTTTAACTTTGGCTGGACAGATGCCGAAACTTGCGAAGTAGTCAGACAATCAGTGAGATTGGGCAACCGCGACGTTGAGAACTTTGCCTATCCTAATTCGGCAGATTTTTTGGATAATACCTGGAATCTTATGCCCGAAACTAATCACGAACTGAGTAATGTTAATTCCTACACAGTTGGCGGATACCGCAGGTCTCTACAAAAAATGGAAGGATTTATGAACTTCCTGAAACCCGAACTGGTTTTTCATCATTTTATGGGAGAACCAAGTGAGGAAAATTACTTAGGTTTAATTTCCAGAACCCGAAAAAACATAGAAGTTGCCAAGCTGTATTTAGGTGCAAAACTGATTACAATTGCCATTCTCGAAGCACTTTCTTACCGCTTAGGCCGAGACATTCCACTTTCGACTATGATGGGAGAATTACCCACGCCGGGATTTACAACATCTGCTTTAGAGAACTTTCTACCCGAAATACCGCTGACCCATCCCTTGAAAAGCCAACTGGAAAAAGAAGTACTCGACCTGTTAGCAAAAGGGCGCAATCAAGAATCACGTTACGATATTAAAAACTCCCCAGTTGCTACATTTATTATCAAATCCATCGGTTTTGCAGAAATTGAACACCTGTTGAAGAAAGCTAAAGATTTCTTTGCTGGTAATATGCGGTCTGAGGAATTTCTATCTTATTGCGACCCGGATGTAGTCGGGACAATTGCAACTGGAGTAATGAAACTTTTTGAGAGTCGTAAAATAGCTTTAGGTAAAGTTAAATTAACTGAGAAAGCACTTTCCTCGCAATAA
- the crtA gene encoding cyanoexosortase A has product MTETNWLKYLQEPKYLLLGIAAGLIALQLTLTSRSGDVDLSGTMFLFWGAAAFLIWERHKSINFESGIFSSFVGIALIALILIKSASVSQYEFFIRVSPFLSGLSLALIASGVKGLKQYWQELLILGYTIIPPGLIGALVDVALLTAKFSAFLLHYFGFNVIRDGVLLKLPTGSVEVYHGCSGINAILQLLGLTLIFLLMFPTKRSQKIIVPIVAVIIAFIVNSARVALMAILVAFSQQAAFKYWHEGNGSWVFSMISVAIFGLFCWFFVLREEPQNKEEQKC; this is encoded by the coding sequence ATGACTGAAACCAACTGGCTGAAGTATCTACAAGAACCTAAATATTTGCTATTAGGAATAGCAGCCGGTTTAATCGCCCTGCAACTTACTCTAACTTCGAGATCCGGCGATGTTGACTTATCAGGGACAATGTTTTTGTTTTGGGGGGCAGCGGCATTTTTAATTTGGGAAAGGCACAAAAGCATTAATTTTGAAAGCGGGATTTTCTCTAGTTTTGTTGGCATTGCCCTCATCGCTTTAATCCTAATTAAAAGTGCCTCCGTCTCTCAATACGAATTTTTCATCAGAGTTTCCCCTTTCCTGTCGGGTTTAAGTCTAGCTCTTATCGCTTCTGGGGTAAAAGGATTAAAACAATATTGGCAGGAACTTCTGATTCTTGGCTATACAATCATCCCTCCCGGATTAATAGGAGCCTTAGTTGACGTAGCTTTGCTCACGGCTAAATTTTCAGCATTTCTCCTTCATTACTTTGGCTTTAACGTAATTCGCGACGGCGTTCTTTTGAAGCTACCTACTGGTTCTGTAGAGGTGTATCACGGTTGTTCAGGCATTAATGCTATCCTTCAGTTACTAGGGCTAACTTTAATTTTCTTATTGATGTTTCCGACTAAGCGATCTCAGAAAATTATCGTCCCCATCGTAGCTGTAATCATTGCCTTTATCGTCAATTCAGCGCGGGTAGCTTTGATGGCAATACTCGTGGCTTTTTCTCAGCAAGCAGCCTTCAAATACTGGCACGAAGGCAACGGCTCATGGGTTTTTTCAATGATTTCTGTAGCAATTTTTGGTTTATTCTGCTGGTTTTTTGTCCTGCGAGAAGAACCCCAAAATAAGGAAGAACAGAAATGTTAA
- the rfbB gene encoding dTDP-glucose 4,6-dehydratase: protein MTDSWNEGKLRSPRRILITGGAGFIGSNFVHHWCSSYPDDRVVVLDALTYAGNRQTLASLEGGENFRLVVGDIGDRALVDTLLQTENIDTVAHFAAESHVDRSILGPAAFVHTNVVGTFTLLEAFRHHWQSLSIAPHKPQGVFLHVSTDEVYGSLNPEDPPFTETTPYSPNSPYSASKAGSDHLARAYFHTYGVPTIITNCSNNYGPYHFPEKLIPLMCINMLLGKPLPVYGDGQNVRDWLYVIDHCRALDCAIHRGKPGETYNIGGNNEVKNLDLVRMLCQLMDELASDLPARPCEQLITFVKDRPGHDRRYAIDATKIKEELGWSPSVTVKEGLRLTVEWYLAHRDWWEPLLSEEYQAYYRQVYA from the coding sequence ATGACAGACAGTTGGAACGAAGGTAAATTGCGATCGCCACGCCGGATATTAATTACAGGTGGGGCAGGGTTTATTGGCTCGAATTTTGTCCATCATTGGTGCAGCAGTTATCCTGATGACAGAGTAGTAGTCTTAGATGCTTTAACTTATGCGGGCAATCGCCAAACTTTAGCAAGTTTGGAGGGTGGCGAGAATTTTCGGTTGGTTGTCGGCGATATTGGCGATCGCGCTTTGGTAGATACGTTACTGCAAACAGAAAACATCGATACTGTTGCCCACTTTGCGGCTGAATCTCATGTCGATCGCTCCATTTTAGGGCCAGCAGCCTTTGTTCACACCAATGTAGTCGGCACATTTACCCTTTTAGAAGCTTTCCGTCACCATTGGCAAAGTCTCTCCATCGCACCTCACAAGCCGCAGGGAGTCTTTCTTCACGTTTCTACTGATGAAGTTTACGGCAGTCTCAACCCAGAAGATCCACCCTTTACAGAAACGACACCATATTCTCCCAATAGTCCCTACTCAGCCTCGAAAGCTGGTAGCGATCACCTCGCTAGAGCCTATTTTCACACCTACGGTGTACCCACAATCATCACGAATTGCTCAAATAATTACGGCCCTTACCATTTCCCAGAAAAGCTAATTCCCCTGATGTGCATTAATATGCTTTTAGGTAAGCCCCTACCTGTTTATGGAGATGGGCAGAATGTGCGAGATTGGCTTTATGTTATCGATCACTGCCGCGCTTTGGATTGTGCGATTCATCGGGGAAAACCTGGGGAAACTTATAATATTGGTGGCAATAATGAAGTAAAAAATCTTGATTTAGTAAGGATGCTATGCCAATTAATGGATGAATTGGCGAGTGATTTACCAGCGCGTCCCTGCGAACAGTTGATTACTTTTGTCAAAGATAGACCCGGACACGATCGCCGCTATGCTATTGATGCCACCAAAATTAAAGAAGAATTAGGCTGGAGTCCTTCAGTAACAGTTAAAGAAGGGTTAAGGCTAACTGTAGAGTGGTATTTGGCTCATCGCGATTGGTGGGAACCGCTATTATCTGAGGAATATCAAGCTTATTATCGCCAGGTTTACGCTTAG
- the hpsJ-A gene encoding HpsJ-like protein, cyanoexosortase A-associated, with amino-acid sequence MTGVQGEQTFSIYRLRWVGYGLLILSLLDIIATFTPPNFLNPVWELQTIGSLVERVPVPLLGLALIFFGEEYDRYDLEDLVLKFLSWLCILMSLFFLLMIPLGIVNTVKINNQNSQQITQQANQQLSQLKQVEERLNKGTPEDLKNLATELTRLGVQTNSENPDELKKQILSRINPAREQLENQSKTVQSSQRLVLLKNSVKWVLGALISSVLFFTLWKGTSWAR; translated from the coding sequence ATGACTGGAGTTCAAGGGGAACAAACTTTTTCTATATATAGACTTCGTTGGGTCGGCTACGGTCTATTGATACTGTCGTTATTAGATATAATTGCGACTTTTACACCCCCAAATTTTCTCAACCCGGTTTGGGAATTGCAGACGATAGGCTCTTTGGTTGAACGAGTTCCTGTTCCTTTGTTGGGACTAGCGCTGATATTTTTTGGTGAGGAGTATGACCGCTATGACTTAGAAGATTTGGTATTGAAGTTTTTGTCTTGGCTGTGCATTCTCATGTCGCTGTTTTTTCTGTTGATGATTCCCTTGGGAATTGTTAATACTGTGAAAATTAACAACCAAAATAGTCAGCAAATTACGCAGCAAGCTAATCAGCAATTGTCGCAATTGAAACAAGTTGAAGAGCGGCTAAATAAGGGTACACCTGAAGATTTAAAAAATCTGGCAACCGAATTGACGCGCTTGGGCGTACAGACAAATAGCGAAAATCCTGATGAGCTCAAAAAGCAAATTCTTTCCAGAATTAATCCGGCGAGGGAACAGCTAGAGAACCAAAGTAAAACAGTGCAGTCAAGCCAGCGTTTGGTACTACTGAAAAATTCTGTTAAATGGGTTCTGGGAGCCCTGATTTCTAGCGTTTTGTTTTTTACCCTTTGGAAGGGTACATCCTGGGCTCGATAG
- a CDS encoding cyanoexosortase A system-associated protein, translated as MLIAITRWKNLRSSLLTVTLGAVFLVAGKSIFYPPTSNLSSTSFEFPQSVPLPEWQAIDSTPLVISEDSDSKSGRIYRYQQNSLPLEIKMGYVVDTIGNVENLIRAHNVFESSPGKLTIVSNQEVGFHGLLQHQNRAYLSACINPRGGSTVTSEQFKYNRNTYDLQLSRIVSMLLGQVSRLQDRRCLWTQISIPLDKTTPTDANKILETTWVSWYQWWQPRFPPP; from the coding sequence ATGTTAATAGCCATTACTCGCTGGAAAAATTTGAGGAGTTCCCTTCTAACTGTCACCTTGGGAGCCGTTTTCTTAGTGGCAGGAAAATCAATTTTTTATCCTCCCACTAGCAACCTTAGCTCGACTTCCTTTGAGTTCCCGCAGTCAGTACCTTTACCTGAATGGCAGGCGATTGACAGTACCCCGTTAGTAATCAGTGAGGATTCAGATAGCAAGTCAGGTAGGATATATCGCTATCAACAAAACAGTCTCCCCTTGGAGATCAAAATGGGCTATGTGGTTGACACAATTGGCAATGTTGAAAACCTGATTAGAGCCCATAATGTTTTTGAGTCATCTCCTGGTAAACTAACAATAGTAAGCAATCAAGAGGTCGGATTTCACGGGCTTTTGCAGCACCAAAATCGAGCATATCTGAGTGCCTGTATCAACCCTCGTGGTGGTTCTACTGTCACGAGCGAGCAGTTTAAATACAACCGCAATACTTATGATTTGCAGTTGAGTCGGATCGTTTCTATGCTGTTAGGTCAGGTCAGTCGTCTTCAAGACAGGCGTTGTTTGTGGACTCAAATATCCATTCCTTTAGATAAAACAACGCCGACAGATGCTAACAAAATCCTAGAAACTACTTGGGTTTCCTGGTATCAGTGGTGGCAGCCTCGCTTTCCACCACCTTAA